One part of the Plasmodium berghei ANKA genome assembly, chromosome: 2 genome encodes these proteins:
- a CDS encoding dynein light chain, putative: MEEPKCDILYEHMHYEKKTKLINIAKEIYGNINNNKINSWRCATIALRDKIKENLDFNEKGWHIIIGQNFGFFCTHEIYNALHFKLDHIEFLIFKHG; the protein is encoded by the coding sequence ATGGAGGAACCAAAATGTGATATATTGTATGAACATATGCATTATGAGAAGAAAACtaaattaataaacatAGCAAAAGAGATATATGgtaacataaataataacaaaataaattcatgGAGATGTGCAACAATAGCCTTAAGggataaaattaaagagAATTTGGattttaatgaaaaggGGTGGCATATTATTATCGGTCAAAATTTTGGATTTTTCTGTACTCATGAAATATACAACGCATTGCATTTTAAGTTGGATCATATTGAGTTTTTGATTTTCAAGCATGGATAA